The following coding sequences are from one Myxococcales bacterium window:
- the groL gene encoding chaperonin GroEL (60 kDa chaperone family; promotes refolding of misfolded polypeptides especially under stressful conditions; forms two stacked rings of heptamers to form a barrel-shaped 14mer; ends can be capped by GroES; misfolded proteins enter the barrel where they are refolded when GroES binds), giving the protein MAAKDIVFSQVARNQIAHGLNLLANTVKVTLGPRGRNVVIEKSWGSPTVTKDGVTVAKEIELEDKLANMGAQMVKEVASKTSDIAGDGTTTATVLAQAIYNEGARLVAAGHNPMDLKRGIDAAVGAVVENLKKQSKPTKGKTEIAQVGTISANGETLIGDLLAEAMEKVGKEGVITVEEAKSMETTLDVVEGMQFDRGYLSPYFVTDAERMECVLDDVYILVHEKKISNMKDLLPVLEQTAKSGRPLLIIAEEVDGEALATLVVNKLRGTLQVSAVKAPGFGDRRKEMLKDIAVLTGAQAITEDLGLKLENVSLKDLGRAKRVTIDKDNTTVVEGAGKKADIEGRVKQIRTQIEETTSDYDREKLQERLAKLVGGVAVIKVGAATEAEMKEKKARVEDALHATRAAVEEGIVPGGGVALVRASSALDDLTFTDDRQYGVKIIRRALEEPLRQIAQNAGQDGSIVVDKVRNQKGSFGFNAATEEYEDLVKAGVIDPAKVVRCALQNASSVSGLMLTTEALIAEKPKKDKAPPAGGGGGGGMGGMGGMGGEDF; this is encoded by the coding sequence ATGGCAGCTAAAGACATCGTTTTTTCGCAAGTCGCGCGCAATCAGATCGCGCACGGGCTCAATCTCCTTGCCAACACCGTCAAGGTGACCCTCGGGCCGCGTGGCCGTAACGTCGTCATCGAGAAGTCGTGGGGCAGCCCCACGGTCACCAAGGACGGCGTGACCGTCGCCAAGGAGATCGAGCTCGAGGACAAGCTGGCGAACATGGGCGCCCAGATGGTGAAGGAGGTTGCCTCCAAGACCTCCGACATCGCTGGCGACGGCACCACCACCGCCACCGTGCTGGCTCAGGCCATCTACAACGAAGGCGCACGCCTCGTGGCCGCAGGCCACAACCCCATGGACCTCAAGCGCGGCATCGACGCCGCCGTGGGCGCCGTGGTCGAAAACCTGAAGAAGCAGTCGAAGCCCACCAAGGGCAAGACCGAGATAGCTCAGGTCGGCACCATCAGCGCCAACGGCGAGACCCTCATCGGTGACCTCCTGGCGGAGGCCATGGAGAAGGTGGGCAAGGAAGGCGTGATCACGGTCGAAGAGGCCAAGTCGATGGAGACCACGCTCGACGTGGTCGAGGGTATGCAGTTCGATCGCGGCTACCTCTCGCCTTACTTCGTGACGGATGCCGAGCGCATGGAGTGCGTGCTCGACGACGTCTACATCCTCGTGCACGAGAAGAAGATCTCGAACATGAAGGATCTCCTCCCCGTACTCGAGCAAACCGCCAAGAGCGGGCGCCCGCTGCTCATCATCGCCGAAGAGGTCGATGGTGAGGCGCTGGCCACGCTGGTGGTCAACAAGCTGCGCGGCACTCTGCAGGTGTCGGCCGTCAAGGCCCCGGGCTTTGGCGATCGCCGCAAGGAGATGCTCAAGGACATCGCGGTCCTCACGGGCGCCCAGGCCATCACCGAGGATCTCGGCCTCAAGCTCGAGAACGTGAGCCTGAAGGATCTCGGCCGCGCCAAGCGCGTCACGATCGACAAGGACAACACCACGGTCGTGGAAGGCGCCGGCAAGAAGGCCGACATCGAAGGCCGCGTCAAGCAGATCCGCACCCAGATCGAAGAGACCACCAGCGACTACGACCGCGAGAAGCTCCAAGAGCGTCTTGCGAAGCTCGTGGGCGGCGTGGCCGTGATCAAGGTGGGCGCTGCCACCGAGGCCGAGATGAAGGAGAAGAAGGCGCGCGTGGAAGACGCCCTTCACGCCACCCGCGCTGCGGTGGAAGAAGGCATCGTTCCTGGCGGTGGCGTGGCCCTGGTTCGGGCTTCGTCGGCGCTCGACGATCTCACCTTCACGGACGACCGTCAGTACGGCGTGAAGATCATTCGTCGCGCGCTCGAAGAGCCGTTGCGTCAGATCGCTCAGAACGCTGGCCAAGACGGCTCGATCGTGGTCGATAAGGTGCGGAACCAAAAGGGTTCGTTCGGCTTCAACGCTGCCACCGAGGAGTACGAAGACCTCGTCAAGGCGGGCGTCATCGATCCGGCCAAGGTCGTGCGCTGTGCACTCCAGAACGCCTCGTCGGTGTCGGGCCTGATGCTCACCACCGAGGCCCTCATCGCCGAGAAGCCCAAGAAGGACAAGGCTCCCCCCGCCGGCGGCGGTGGCGGCGGCGGCATGGGTGGCATGGGCGGCATGGGCGGCGAAGACTTCTAA
- a CDS encoding diguanylate cyclase produces the protein MKPLPSIILIDPVEESRDVLAERLKMQGFAVTAFPNPAEGAHAALSSPPAAVIADLWMPSISGVQLCRLLKAEPATEHVPVVLRGPEAHRNRFWAERAGASAYVVKGRMGDLVRALARSITSSAAEDGFFCQLATETMDIRDRIASHLDTALFESVIASDIRALSLCGAFDRLFDLFTQFMCQIVNYRWLVLSTEKPFRFGLHTHPAGRESAEPEARAALGIPAEAPCILIEDEDALNDPVGVAPEVVPVRFVDTVLGRLALAPLVPLDAKDTQLISVIAREIAGPVRMATLVEEAQRLATVDPLTGLMNRRAFLSSLDLEFERSMRLGYPVSLIMLDVDHFKHINDQRGHASGDNVLAAMGKLLAHNARRVDLVARWGGEEFIVLLAATEGENARAAAERLRGEVAAMVVGDAEGEPVAVTASLGLAVRGASESAQDLIDRADRAMYAAKSQGRNRVVVAMALQAERLPARPVQATGT, from the coding sequence GTGAAGCCCTTACCGAGCATCATCCTGATCGACCCGGTCGAAGAGAGTCGGGACGTGCTGGCCGAGCGGCTGAAGATGCAAGGCTTTGCCGTGACCGCCTTCCCCAACCCGGCCGAAGGCGCTCACGCTGCGCTCTCGAGCCCCCCGGCCGCCGTGATCGCCGATCTGTGGATGCCCAGCATTTCCGGGGTCCAGCTGTGCCGGCTGCTCAAGGCGGAGCCTGCCACCGAGCACGTCCCCGTGGTGCTCCGCGGGCCCGAGGCGCATCGCAACCGCTTCTGGGCCGAGCGCGCGGGCGCCAGCGCCTACGTGGTCAAGGGGCGCATGGGGGACTTGGTGCGCGCTCTGGCGCGCTCGATCACGTCCTCGGCGGCGGAAGATGGTTTCTTTTGTCAGCTGGCGACCGAGACCATGGACATCCGAGACCGGATCGCGTCGCACCTCGACACAGCCCTCTTCGAATCGGTTATCGCTTCCGATATCCGCGCCCTGTCCCTCTGCGGTGCGTTCGACCGCCTCTTCGATCTGTTTACACAGTTCATGTGCCAGATCGTCAACTACAGGTGGCTCGTGCTGTCGACCGAGAAGCCTTTTCGCTTCGGTCTCCATACCCACCCGGCCGGCCGAGAGAGCGCCGAGCCCGAGGCCCGTGCGGCACTCGGCATCCCCGCGGAGGCCCCGTGCATTCTGATCGAGGACGAGGACGCGCTCAACGATCCCGTGGGCGTGGCCCCAGAGGTCGTCCCGGTGCGCTTCGTGGATACTGTGCTGGGACGCCTGGCGCTGGCGCCACTGGTCCCGCTCGATGCCAAGGACACGCAGCTCATCAGCGTCATCGCCCGGGAGATCGCCGGTCCCGTGCGCATGGCGACGCTGGTCGAGGAGGCTCAGCGCCTGGCCACGGTGGATCCGCTCACCGGCCTGATGAACCGTCGTGCGTTTTTGTCGTCGCTGGATCTGGAGTTCGAGCGCTCGATGCGGCTCGGCTATCCGGTGAGCCTCATCATGCTCGACGTCGACCACTTCAAGCACATCAACGACCAGCGGGGGCATGCGAGCGGCGACAACGTGCTGGCAGCCATGGGCAAACTGCTCGCTCACAACGCCCGGCGCGTGGATCTCGTGGCGCGGTGGGGAGGAGAAGAGTTCATCGTGCTGCTCGCCGCGACGGAGGGCGAGAACGCACGCGCGGCAGCCGAGCGACTGCGCGGCGAGGTTGCCGCCATGGTGGTGGGCGACGCCGAAGGAGAGCCGGTGGCCGTGACCGCGTCGTTGGGACTGGCCGTCCGCGGCGCCAGCGAGAGCGCGCAGGATCTCATCGACCGCGCGGATCGCGCCATGTACGCGGCGAAGTCTCAAGGGCGCAACAGGGTGGTGGTTGCGATGGCCCTGCAGGCGGAACGTCTCCCCGCCCGGCCCGTGCAGGCCACGGGCACCTGA
- a CDS encoding TolC family protein, with protein sequence MSRPTFLMTLCFLVAGEAPSWAQSTPEPVEPAAAARYVWQAVAPEAGGFSVEQAVASAQQAAPSLGAADADVEATVARNRQTLSRYVPRLGARASYLRKNPLTFDFSGGAASVGAANQGTLGVGACPPGTPGSCVVDSSGVPVNALVPPPLAIPVDNYSLQLDLSVPFSDYVLALNPAVRAARADETAARLRRAAEADNVAVNARIAYYDWARARAQVALAQRSVASAQARQADARLGLAAGTITKADALGIENLVTTSRVALAQAESFLRLAGQNLLVTTQWKGALVPGEDLSLPTPAVHTLGRLEDLIKKAQEERLEMRALRTSAAAAHHAETGALSGLFPRVDGVANVTHANPNQAFFPPSPVWNTSWYVGVNVSWQLDLFLNARAQRRELDATTKTLLAQHEAMARAIEMEVRSAWEEWQRAEASTELAASEIAATLAMYEQRTALFRGGEATSTDVTEAEVQRQNAALRLVNAAIDKRIALARLRRAAALDARQE encoded by the coding sequence ATGAGCCGCCCGACCTTTCTCATGACGCTCTGCTTTCTCGTTGCCGGAGAGGCCCCCTCGTGGGCGCAATCCACCCCTGAACCGGTGGAGCCCGCTGCGGCGGCCCGGTACGTCTGGCAGGCCGTCGCCCCCGAGGCGGGTGGCTTCAGTGTGGAGCAGGCCGTGGCCAGCGCGCAGCAAGCGGCCCCGTCGCTGGGTGCCGCCGACGCCGACGTGGAAGCCACGGTGGCGCGCAACCGGCAGACCCTGTCTCGCTACGTGCCACGGCTCGGCGCCCGGGCGTCCTATCTGCGCAAGAACCCTCTGACTTTCGATTTTTCGGGCGGCGCGGCCTCCGTGGGGGCGGCCAATCAAGGTACCCTCGGCGTGGGCGCCTGCCCTCCGGGCACCCCGGGCAGCTGCGTGGTCGACTCGAGCGGCGTTCCCGTGAACGCGCTCGTGCCGCCGCCGCTCGCCATCCCGGTCGACAACTACAGCTTGCAGCTGGATCTGAGCGTACCGTTCTCCGACTACGTGCTCGCCTTGAACCCCGCCGTACGCGCCGCGAGGGCCGACGAAACGGCTGCCCGTCTGCGCCGCGCGGCCGAGGCCGACAACGTGGCCGTCAATGCCCGCATCGCCTACTACGACTGGGCGCGGGCCCGGGCCCAGGTGGCGCTCGCGCAACGTTCCGTGGCCAGCGCCCAAGCCCGGCAGGCCGACGCACGGCTTGGTCTTGCGGCGGGCACGATCACGAAGGCGGATGCGCTTGGCATCGAGAATTTGGTCACCACGTCACGGGTGGCGCTGGCCCAGGCCGAAAGCTTCTTGCGTCTGGCGGGTCAAAACCTGCTCGTCACCACCCAGTGGAAGGGTGCGCTTGTGCCGGGGGAAGATCTCTCCTTGCCCACGCCTGCCGTCCACACGCTGGGGCGTCTCGAGGATCTCATCAAAAAAGCCCAGGAGGAGCGCCTCGAGATGCGGGCGCTCCGCACGTCGGCCGCCGCGGCCCACCACGCCGAGACCGGCGCGCTCTCAGGCTTGTTTCCGCGGGTGGACGGCGTGGCCAACGTGACCCACGCCAACCCGAACCAGGCCTTCTTTCCGCCAAGTCCCGTATGGAACACCAGCTGGTACGTGGGCGTCAACGTGAGCTGGCAGCTCGACCTGTTCCTCAACGCCCGCGCCCAGCGGCGCGAGCTCGACGCCACCACGAAGACGCTGCTGGCGCAGCATGAAGCCATGGCACGGGCCATCGAGATGGAAGTGCGGTCTGCCTGGGAAGAATGGCAACGCGCCGAGGCCTCCACGGAGCTTGCCGCCAGCGAGATCGCGGCAACCCTGGCCATGTACGAGCAGCGAACGGCTCTGTTTCGCGGTGGCGAGGCCACGAGCACCGACGTCACCGAGGCCGAGGTGCAAAGACAGAACGCCGCCTTGCGGCTGGTCAATGCCGCCATCGACAAGCGCATTGCTCTGGCGCGCCTCCGACGTGCCGCCGCGCTCGACGCGCGTCAGGAGTGA
- a CDS encoding TetR/AcrR family transcriptional regulator, which translates to MAMIPNELRERIREEATRLFAIRGFAGTHMSDVAEACQCTKPGLYYHFSSKEALFRDVVETHAGRITSLMESTVKGEGSVRACLHAGVEGMIDYCMRAPLVMRLMQRMELSSEDTAPVLEACAAREAHLHMLAGLVARGIGSGELRASLHALDGAMLIAGAIHFQLEQSIASGQWDRARIHRTIDLVLDGIAT; encoded by the coding sequence ATGGCGATGATCCCGAACGAGCTGCGTGAACGGATTCGCGAAGAGGCAACGCGCCTGTTCGCGATCCGTGGCTTCGCCGGCACGCACATGAGCGACGTGGCCGAGGCCTGCCAATGCACCAAACCGGGGCTCTACTATCACTTCTCGAGTAAAGAAGCCCTTTTTCGAGACGTGGTGGAGACGCACGCAGGCCGGATCACCTCCCTCATGGAGAGCACCGTCAAAGGGGAGGGCAGCGTGCGGGCGTGCCTTCACGCCGGCGTCGAGGGCATGATTGATTACTGCATGCGTGCGCCTCTCGTGATGCGGCTCATGCAACGGATGGAGCTTTCGTCTGAAGACACGGCGCCCGTGCTCGAGGCGTGCGCCGCGCGCGAGGCTCATTTGCACATGCTGGCCGGGCTCGTGGCGCGAGGCATCGGCAGCGGCGAGCTGCGCGCCAGCTTACACGCGCTCGACGGCGCCATGCTCATCGCGGGCGCGATTCACTTTCAACTCGAACAATCGATCGCCTCCGGCCAGTGGGACCGGGCGCGTATCCACCGCACCATCGACCTGGTCCTCGACGGGATTGCCACATGA
- a CDS encoding efflux RND transporter periplasmic adaptor subunit, which yields MNTPTNKPSVSLIARPRILSSWALAGSLMLGACSKGPPPPSGAPAGATPKKAPAASAARVEVAVLEGSTTTHRLVRPGEVIGARDARLAAALGGYVEQVMVSSGQKVQQNQIIARVDATTHAAQLDLAKVELDESERELARIQQMGQAVAQARIDGATARVARARAQHRMALTQVSRTTIRAPFAGVLVNLEIEKGEVTAPGQPIGTLVMLDPVRVSVSVSDQDIGTLSKGTRALVSTTGSAEPIEGKVVLIEPVAERNTRTFKVEAELPNPNQQLLPGMIAQVEFVRGGDAGKLLLPQDMLVTRLDDNGVFVVGEDNVARWRPLTLGAVRGDQVEITGGIERGARVVSTGHRSLADGDPVIVAREGVCCADGRVRHAIVTKAVAREPAGSQGGVR from the coding sequence ATGAACACACCGACGAACAAGCCATCCGTCTCCCTCATCGCGCGTCCGCGCATCCTTTCCTCCTGGGCTTTGGCGGGCAGCCTGATGTTGGGGGCCTGCAGCAAGGGCCCGCCTCCCCCCTCGGGTGCACCGGCGGGGGCCACGCCGAAAAAAGCCCCCGCCGCATCGGCTGCGCGTGTGGAGGTGGCGGTGTTGGAGGGCAGCACCACCACGCACCGGCTGGTTCGTCCCGGTGAGGTCATCGGGGCCCGCGACGCCCGGCTTGCGGCCGCGCTCGGCGGCTACGTCGAGCAGGTCATGGTGTCATCGGGGCAAAAGGTGCAGCAAAACCAGATCATCGCACGGGTGGACGCCACCACCCACGCGGCCCAGCTCGACCTGGCCAAGGTCGAACTCGACGAATCCGAGCGAGAGCTGGCGCGCATTCAGCAGATGGGCCAAGCCGTGGCCCAGGCGCGCATCGACGGGGCCACGGCGCGTGTGGCCCGGGCGCGGGCGCAGCACCGCATGGCGCTGACGCAGGTCTCTCGCACCACGATCCGGGCGCCTTTCGCGGGGGTGCTCGTCAACCTCGAGATCGAAAAAGGTGAGGTGACGGCCCCTGGGCAGCCGATAGGCACGCTGGTGATGCTGGATCCCGTGCGCGTCTCCGTATCGGTGAGCGATCAAGACATCGGCACCTTGTCCAAAGGCACGCGGGCCCTGGTCTCCACGACGGGCTCGGCCGAGCCCATCGAAGGCAAAGTCGTCCTCATCGAGCCGGTGGCCGAACGCAACACCCGCACGTTCAAGGTCGAAGCGGAACTCCCGAATCCCAATCAGCAACTGCTTCCGGGTATGATTGCCCAGGTCGAGTTCGTGCGCGGCGGCGACGCGGGAAAGCTCCTGCTGCCGCAGGACATGCTGGTCACGCGGCTGGATGACAACGGGGTGTTTGTCGTCGGCGAGGACAACGTCGCCCGCTGGCGCCCGCTCACGCTCGGGGCCGTGCGCGGCGACCAAGTCGAGATCACGGGGGGCATCGAACGCGGCGCTCGCGTCGTCAGCACGGGGCACCGGTCCCTTGCCGATGGAGATCCTGTCATCGTGGCTCGCGAAGGGGTGTGTTGCGCGGACGGTCGCGTGCGCCATGCGATCGTCACGAAGGCCGTGGCCCGCGAACCTGCGGGCAGTCAGGGGGGGGTGCGATGA